The Oncorhynchus tshawytscha isolate Ot180627B linkage group LG16, Otsh_v2.0, whole genome shotgun sequence nucleotide sequence ctACCTTTAAGatgtgtgaccaacagatgcatatgtctattcccagtcatgtgaaatccatagattagggcctaataatttaatttcaattgactgatttccttatataaactgtaactctgtaaaatctttgaaattgttgcatgttgtgtttagatttttgttcagcatacatCCGACAATAGGTTTGAACTCACATTTGTAGATTGCAGCTCAAAAGTCTTTTCCTTGGGGTCCACCACCGAATGTTCCTGGATGTATGTGTTGGTTCGTGTTATACCAATGAGCtgggataaaaataaaaataaacattatcACTGTCAGTGACATGTTTGACATCAATGACAAAACATCCTCAGATCTGTTGATTCACAAGTTAATGTTTAAGAAACATTGACCCAATAAATTCATGCGGTCTTGATTACACAACACCAGTCTGAACCGTCAAGCTGAGACAACCTTCAGGAATAGGTCTAGCAGAGCTGAGGTCATGACAGTGTGCAATCATGTAACTGCCACAGAGCTGTACAGACAGCCAACTGTTCTGAGCATTACCAACTTCACTGGAATGAGCATCATTCAATATTTTGCCTAGTCTAACAGCAAgcctacacatactgactaagCCCCTGAAATAAACCTGACTGCTCCGATTGAATGTCAACATTAGTACACTCAACTTCTGATAAAAGCAATGGATTTGGATTGTTGCGTGTACAGAAAAGTATATCAATATCTACAGCAGTGAGAAGACAATGTATCCTCATTGGGACTGGTGACCTGCAATGCACTCATCAGGATAATCATATCAGCGGCAATATTGGAGACAGGCATCCAGTGTGCTGAGGACTTACAGTCTTGGCCAAGGAGGGCAGTCCCCATTCTGTGCTGAGCAGTCTGTTGCTGTATAGCCGGCCCTGTGTGTCCACATGTCTGTTCAACACATCAACCCCTACCACGCCAGGGTTCATTGGGTTGGGATACTTCTGCATTGCTGCCTTGGTCACAGTCTCCCACGGGTGGCTGTGGGGGGAGACAAGACAGGAAATCAATATGACTGTAATACTATCATAATGTGTGCATTTCATAATCTTATCACGTGGACATCATGGCATGCGCCAAAATGAATTCATTTGAAAAGCTGTCCTGACATTTACCTGACTAAACTTCACAGTGAAGTACGTTTCTGATGAACTCCAACGACTGAGTGGAGCAGAGACCAGGCTTAGGGGAATTAAGCTCTGACTAGTGATTAGCCCAAGGTCAATACTTACATATTAAAAACATTAACCTTGTACCCATGTTTGTTCTCTGTAGTTGCATGCCTTTGTTTGCTAGAATCCATACTTTATCCATAAAcgttaatcaaatacaaccatCGACTGTTTCCTTGTTGAGATTCAAGTGACGTGCATTTGCCCTGAGCAGTCATCTTCGAGCAAAAGCAATGAGCAAACCGCCAATGGTTGTATTTGTTTAATGTTTATTTAAAAAGTAAGGATTTCAGCAATCAAACAGACATGGaactacagaggacaaacataCATTCGTACAAGGTAAGCATTTCAGAATTAGCTTATTTTTTAAAAGTATTGACCTTGGGCAAATCGATGTAGTTGGAGCTGAATTCCAAAGCCTTGTGTCTGCTCCACTCCATTGGTGGAAATAATCAGAAACTTCGTCACCATGGAGTGGTTTAGCCAGCTAGACATTATACTGTGGGACGTGGATTTTGAAATATTCATTATGGGTTCAGTAATACAAGTAAATGTACTTGGTTTGTCCTTGACCATGTATCCTTTTTAATGTGCAATAGCAGCTTTGTTTACAAATCGCATGCTAGGTTTCCATCTAATTGGCAACATGATTTATGCTAAtattctaaaatgtgcattttcccaccagagatgagtgtccatcaaattgacttgatGCAGATAAAaagctgtgcgtgatgacgtagtgcaaaTACACATGCGTTTTgcagttaaattcccatgtagaGAATAAAAAAACAAGTTAAATGGGctttgcattttcaactctattgATGGTTCTCACAACAAAATAATGGTGTTATATAGCCAGTGTTGGTATTAGCAggtgcactctagccaacaggtTGCAGATGTAGGCTGGCCTACCCGCACTCTATTATGAGTTAatggacaaaagagcaagatgatttttatttgcaaacaggcagccaagcatcgatgatcATGTGACCAGAATAAGACCcacaatatttattggaaaggagcatcattTGAGCTCAACATCTGGCACTTTTTCAAACCTGTGAAGTTCTTCCTAACTTATTTtaactgcatgctttcctgacTAGTCATTGTGGGAGGACCACAAATTGTCGCATGACTCCAAGTTCTTcgatattatatcaatatttctCACAATTAATTTTAAAGATACggtagacaaggtgggatctctTTGTATTTTgtcaacatttggaaagtttacagaCAAAATGTTACAATCAGTCCAGTAATAAAAAAGACATGTAGTTGACTCGCATAAAATGGtaggatggaaacctggttagagGTATAAAATCCCCAGAGTATTAAACCCTGGTTATTGGGACATAAGAACCATGATCCCACCATTGTgcctccagtacagtaggtaggtagctagctggaATAGAACGCCCTTTATTCGAGTCTCAGAGTGAATGcctgtttttttaaaaacatttaacaGCAGCCAAAGTGAAATGTTATGGCCTTTAACCTTGTACGATTAAATCGGGGAAGCGACAGTGGATCCGTCCGTTAATCACACGTTCTAAGACAGTACTGGGACGATTGCGGAAACTTGTGTTAACAAAATTACACCGATTGGCCCAAGGTGGGAGCTAGTAATTAATTTAAATGTGTTAGTGTGAGCATCTCAATTGGCCCGAGGGGTTGCGCTGCATCGTCCGCGGGTTACACCATGTTTACTGTTGCCATATTTTAGCTTGTTGGCTTGGACTTGGACTGTTGCCCTTCTTATTATACCTCAGTGACCGTTACGTAATGAGAGAAACACCTTTAACGCCATTTCTATACAGCTACGACCGGAAGTGACTATCCATGGCAGGTTACGAGAACATAATGAATTCACAAGTTCCACCACTGCTGGATACTTCGACTGGAATGCATTGACATAGTTAATTAGCTACTTGTAATGTGGCTAACTAGCAGCGTTAGCAAAACTAGCTAGTATTATTTGGTTAGTTAAAAATACTGTTTAGTAACGTTAATACAATTAGGGCTGCCTGTTTTCTCGATAGCCATTCGTAGAACAATAGCTAGCAATAACAATGGACAGAGTTTGATGTGTTGGCTAGCcaagtagcttgttagctagctagctacaacgtTAGATGCTTTTAACTAAACACTCACTAATTTGTAATGGCAGCAGGCTAGCGTTAGCTGGCTAAAGTCAAAGAGCAAACGTTGGCCGGTTGGGAACCTAGCTACCACTACCCGCGCTAGCATGCTACAAACTTAAATAAGCTAACAAGATAGCGTAATATCAAGCGTATTTAAAATACGCACTTTATAAATCCTTATTAATAATTTACTCACTTGAATATGTGTTCGGAGGTCCAGATCTTCATGTTTTAGACCGTTTTGTCAGGGCTTGCGAGTCGGCCACTTACGACAGCTTGACCTCAGCTGTGAAGGAAACGACGTTGCCCACTAGTGGAAAAATTATGGTCCGTCCCCCTCCACCCACttctataaaaaataaaaaaagatcaaCCAATCAGAGAAAAACATGACCGAGTACACTGCACTGGAATTTCTGACGCGTATTTTTGAGTAAGAATTTATCTCGTACATATCTCCTTACATAACGTGAAAGGCTGTGCCTACCAAATTTAACGGTCTGTCAATCGCAAATCACAGACAATGTCCCGCCCCCAGGAAGCGAGTCAAGAGAAGATTGCGGAGAGAAGGCACATATAGAACAGTGGGttagttatacaaatctttgGAGAATGTTGagacacagatagaacaatgagctaGAACAATGGgttagttttatatatatatatatatatataaaagttgGTTAAGAGATATTAAAGAAAGGAGGATATAGGGATCCCATTGGTCAATGAATGGAGGAATGTATAGCACCCCATCcagcagactgtcgaccaatcgCGTTCACGTTGTCATGCTGTGTGACGCGGTTGCTAAACTAATCCTCACGAAATGCCTTCTCAAAGGCAGGGTGTAAATCGAGAAACCTGCCTATTTTCTTCGAAAGTACATAATATCGCGATTCCAAAGCTATATGATATTACAGAAAACAAGCTAATTATCTGACGTCTCTGAAAGGATGTGTAATGTTGTACTTCTTGTTGACGAAAATATTCGTCTTCGTTGATGTTTAActgcggttggcatccaatatgttgcattaccgcccccAATTTAGATCCATTACACGTTGTGATACAAAATGGGAAAGgggaacccactgttcctaggctgtcattgtaaataagaaattgttcttaactgacttgcctagttaaataaaggttaaataaatttttAAAAAGTATCGGATACATTGCAAGTTGAGGGGTTTTCACAACAGTAGCCGGGCTATAAAaagtatattgtcctgctaataggaaacatttgcatgatgggctacattctttattgtaaccacaatgtcacacaTCATTTGaatctacctttccaattacttttagagtttgggatttacaaatgtgGGCTTTTAATTTTTAGTTACATTGATTTAGTTCGAACGTGCAGACTTTCTTTAAATTATTGTTTTAAAGTTGGATGCTAAATATTTGACCAGTTGCAATTGTAAGTAAGcctaataatttaaaaaaaaaaatctacttaTATTAGGCTGTTAAGCCTCATAGCCTACCTCAGCCAGTTAAGTTATTTTGTATAGGTCTAGGCTCCATCTGTTGGTGTGCAACACTTGCATAACaagctagctatattttcagcACCAGCCACTACTCACCTGATTACGCTGCGGTTGCCACcagttaaaaaaataatgtaaacaggcaagtcaggtaagaacaaattcttatttacaatgaaggactaccccgaccaaacccggatgacgctaaaccaattgtgcgtcgccctatggcactcccaaCCACGGTAGGATGCAGCCTGatttcaaaccagggactgtagtaaagCCTCTTGCACCAAGAAGCAGTGCCTTAAAccgaccgctgcgccactcgggagccatgaccaatatatacagttgaagtcggaagtttacatacaccttagccaaatacatttaaattcagtttcacaatttctgacattcaatccaagtaaaaattccctgtcttaggtcagttaggatcaccactttatttgaagaatgtgaaatgtcagaatagaggatttattttaacttttatttacttcatcacattcccagtgggtcagacatttacatacactcaattggtatttggtagcatctcctttaaattgtttaacttggttcaaacgttttaggtagccttccacaagcttcccacaataaattgggtgaattttggcccattcctcctgacagagctggtgtaacggagtcaggtttgtagacctgaCCCaagatgtttatacttgcgtattattgtttgtacagctgaacgtggtaccttcaggtgtttgaaaattgctcccaaggataaactagacttgtggaggtctacaatttttttttgtggtcttggctgatttattttgattttcccatgaggtcatgcaaagaagcactgagtttgaaggtgggccttgaaatacgtccacaggtacacctccaattgactcagatgatgtcaattagcctatcagaagcttctaaagccatgacatcattttctggaattttccaagctgtttaaaggcacagtcaacttagtgtatgtaattttagtgtatgtaaacttctgacccactggaattgtgatacagtgaattataagtgaaataatctgtctgtaaacaattgttggaaaaattacttgtgtcatgcacaaagtagatgtcctaaccaactggccaaaactatagtttgttaacaagaaatttgtggattggttgaaaaatgagttttaatgactgcaacctaagtgtatgtaaacttccgacttcaactgcatatataAAAAAATTTTCTCAGAACATTAACCGTGTGTAGGTAAGATAAGTGTGTAGGTAGATGTGGAAAGATAGATACATTATTTGTTGCAAGTCTCTTCCACACATCATTCAGTACACTTGTGGGGCATGCTGGCAGGATGTACtgttttttattctgtatatattAATTAGaaatcagcctttacttaaatcatgtttctcgtctattgcatagttacaatgtctAGTTAAATTTTTAAAATGATtacacaagtcagttaagaaactaATCTTATTTTCagtaacagcctaggaacagtgggttaactcccttgttcaggggtagaacgactgcttcttaccttgtcagctcaggg carries:
- the LOC112215816 gene encoding PRELI domain containing protein 3B isoform X2, which produces MKIWTSEHIFNHPWETVTKAAMQKYPNPMNPGVVGVDVLNRHVDTQGRLYSNRLLSTEWGLPSLAKTLIGITRTNTYIQEHSVVDPKEKTFELQSTNISCTNIVSVDEKLTYRPHPQDPEKTILTQEALISVKGISLSSYLEGLMAKTISANAGKFRDERRWSGSSGG
- the LOC112215816 gene encoding PRELI domain containing protein 3B isoform X1 — protein: MKIWTSEHIFNHPWETVTKAAMQKYPNPMNPGVVGVDVLNRHVDTQGRLYSNRLLSTEWGLPSLAKTLIGITRTNTYIQEHSVVDPKEKTFELQSTNISCTNIVSVDEKLTYRPHPQDPEKTILTQEALISVKGISLSSYLEGLMAKTISANAGKGREAMEWVIRRLNTEIEELAATAQATIRIPMAAAVAEK